CTGATCCAGGGCTATGTCGTCGCGCGTCAGCTGGAGACGACGGAAGCCGAGCTGATGGAGACGGTGTTCGCGCACCCGACGCTCAGCGAGATGATGCACGAGAGCGTGCTCGGCGCCTACGGCCGCGCGCTGCATTTCTAGGCGGTTGCCGCCCCCCCCTTCCGGGGGCGGGGCGCGCCCGCCGGGCATGAGCCGGCTCGCAGATTGTTGATGGTGGACAGCGGCTTAACCGCGTCCGTTCGTAAGTTCTTCCGCTGTTCCCGGCATCTTTCGGGATATGAAGAACGCGAGCCGCCTCTCCCTTTCGCGAGTCGCCGTCCTGATGACGGCGGCGGCGCTGACCGTCGCGGCCGAGGCCCGCGCCGACGATCTCCCGGCCGATGGTGCCGGACGCGCGATGTCCGCGCTGGAGGCGGTCGTGTCGCGACAGGGCGGCGCCCCCGCCCGCGTCGCCGCCGTGACGACGCCGCCGCGCGGTTCGTGGCGGGCCGGCGCGTCCGATCGTTACGGCCTAGCGTCGGTTCCTTTCGCGACCGTTAACCGCGACGCGCCCGATGTGTTCGGGTCCACCTCGCTGCGGGTCGGACGCACCCCGCTCGACCAGCGGTGGCAGCGGGTGTCGGTGGGCGCGGCGCGGGCGCTGGACGCCTCCGCCCGCCGCTTCGTCGCCTCGATCCGCCATCTCGACCGGCGCGCGCAGGTCGATGCGGTCAACGGCTGGGTGAACGCGCGCGTCACCTTCCGGTCCGACCGCGAGGGTCACGACATATGGGCCGATGCCGCGCAGACGCTGCGCACCGGCCGCGGCGATTGCGAGGATTATGCGATCGCGAAGATGCAGCTGCTGCGCGCGCTGGGCCATCCCGCCACCAGCCTGTATTTCGTGGTGGCGCAGGATCTGGTCCGGCGGCAGGGTCACGCCGTCCTGGTCGTCCGCCACCAGGGCACGATGCTGATGCTCGACAGCAGCAGCGACCGCATCCAGGACGCGACCCGCCGCGCCGATTACCGGCCGATCCTGTCCTTCTCGGCGGACCGGGCATGGATCCACGGCTATGCCGGCGAGGGAATCGCGACGCGAATGGCCAGCACGGGGAACCCCGACCCGGGTGTGTCATTATGACCGCATATTCGTGGTTAACGCGCAGAAAGTTGTAAATTCGGCCGTAACCTCGTTGACCTTTTCGCCCCCTCGCGCGCTTTAATGCGAGCGAGAGTACGGGAGCGTCATCCATGGTCAGCGTTCGTGTTGCCGAGTCGTCGGCGCCGCTGGTTCAGACCCGCTCGGGCCCGGGCGTTGCGCCGGCGCCCGTGTCGGCCAGCGATGTTCAGGTGGTGCAGGGTCAGGGCGGCGGCATCATGCGCATCGCCGTGCCGGTGGACGGCGTGGTGCAGCTGCCCGCCGGCACCGATCTGGGCACGATCGTCGCGGACGGACGCGACCTGATCGTCGCGCTGCCCGACGGGACGAAGCTGGTCATCGTCGACGGCGCGGTGTTCGTCCCCGACCTGGTCGTCGGCACGGTCGAGGTGCCTCCCTCCACGCTGGTCGCGCTGCTGATCGGGCATGAGCCGCAGACCGCGGCCGGCCCGCCGTCCAGCTCGGGCGGCAATTTCGCGGTGCCGGTCGGCTCGCTGGGCGATGCCTTCGCGATCGGCGACCTGCTGCCGCCCACCGCGCTCGCCTTCACCGTGCCCACGTTCGAGGATATCGACGTGCGCCCGCGCAACATCGTCGACAACCTGTTCCCCGACATCACGATCACCACGCCGCAGACCCCCGGCGGCGCGATCGATGCGGTGGCGACCGTGTCGGAGGCCGGGCTGCCCGCGCGCGGCAATGAGCCCGCGGGGACGAACCCGACCTCCAATCTGGAGACGACCACCGGATCGGTGCAATACGATCCGGGCGACGCCCCCGCGGTCGTCGCCGTGGACGGCAATGCGATCACGACGGTCGGCCAGACCATCACCACCCAGTTCGGCGTGGTCACGATCACCGCGGTGCGCGCGGACGGGTTCGACTATAGCTACACGCTCAGCGACAATACG
The sequence above is drawn from the Sphingomonas adhaesiva genome and encodes:
- a CDS encoding transglutaminase-like cysteine peptidase; this translates as MKNASRLSLSRVAVLMTAAALTVAAEARADDLPADGAGRAMSALEAVVSRQGGAPARVAAVTTPPRGSWRAGASDRYGLASVPFATVNRDAPDVFGSTSLRVGRTPLDQRWQRVSVGAARALDASARRFVASIRHLDRRAQVDAVNGWVNARVTFRSDREGHDIWADAAQTLRTGRGDCEDYAIAKMQLLRALGHPATSLYFVVAQDLVRRQGHAVLVVRHQGTMLMLDSSSDRIQDATRRADYRPILSFSADRAWIHGYAGEGIATRMASTGNPDPGVSL